Proteins co-encoded in one Vicia villosa cultivar HV-30 ecotype Madison, WI unplaced genomic scaffold, Vvil1.0 ctg.002729F_1_1, whole genome shotgun sequence genomic window:
- the LOC131639667 gene encoding disease resistance protein RPM1-like, whose amino-acid sequence MAETAVSFALEQVFQLLKEETNLQRGLHKNFSDIKDELESIQVFLKDADRRAADEADNNEAIRTWVKQLREASFRIEDVVDEYLWLMREVNPPRCGALVYKTTGLIKTLIPRHQVASEIQEIMMSIRGIKERSERYNFQISHEPGPSSSSNSTRGTDNGRGRDPRLSSLFIEETEIVGTEGPKEELSGWLLDGAADRTVISVVGMGGLGKTTLAKLVFDSQKVTAHFDCRACVTVSQSYTVRGLLINMMEQFCKGTEDPLPQMLHKMDDKSLITEIRQYLQHKRYLIFFDDVWQENFSDQVELAMPNNNKSSRVIITTRMMQVADFFKKSFIVYVHNLQLLPPNKAWELFCKKVFRFELRGHCPSELEALSNEIVQKCKQLPLAIVAIGGLLSTKSKTTIEWQKFSQNLSLELGRNAHLTSLTKILSLSYDGLPYYLKPCILYFGLYPEDCAIYHTRLTRQWIAEGFVKSEERRTPELVAEEYLSELIHRSLVQVSNVGFEGKVKTCRVHDLLREVIIRKMKDLSFCHCVHEDSESIAVGKTRRLSITTGSNHVLKRTRNSHFRAIHVFEKDGVWEPFMGKLCSRSRILKVLDMQGTSLNHIPKNLGNIFHLKYINLKNTKVQVLPKSVGELQNLETLDLRETLVRELPSEINKLKKLRHLLVFHRNYEKKYSVLGFTTGVLMKKGIKNLTSLQNICYVEVDQGGVDLIEEMKMLRQLRKLGLRRVKREHGNALSAAVVEMQRLESLNITAIAEDEIIDLNFVSSPPKLRRLHLKARLEKLPDWIPKLECLVKIRLGLSNLKDDPMQSLKNLPNLLKLSLWENAYDGEILHFSSGGFQKLRELILSHLNRVNSILIEKGALLSLEHLKMEKIPQLKEVPSGIILLDKLKVIDLVDMPNEFVKSIDPDEGHDHWIISHVPLVFIRQWFGPKYYDYEIHTINSSSKEA is encoded by the exons ATGGCAGAAACTGCAGTATCATTTGCGTTGGAGCAGGTGTTCCAACTTCTTAAGGAAGAAACAAATCTTCAGAGAGGTTTGCACAAAAACTTCTCTGACATCAAAGATGAACTAGAAAGCATTCAAGTCTTCCTCAAAGATGCAGATAGAAGAGCTGCGGATGAAGCAGACAACAACGAAGCAATCAGAACATGGGTGAAGCAGCTGAGAGAAGCATCATTTCGCATTGAAGATGTCGTTGATGAATACCTTTGGCTAATGCGTGAAGTCAACCCTCCTCGATGTGGAGCTTTAGTCTACAAGACTACAGGCTTAATAAAAACTTTGATTCCCCGACATCAGGTAGCGTCCGAGATACAGGAAATTATGATGTCAATTCGTGGGATCAAGGAAAGAAGTGAGAGGTATAACTTTCAAATTTCACATGAACCAGGACCATCAAGCAGCAGCAACAGCACTAGAGGGACGGACAATGGAAGAGGTCGTGATCCTCGACTGTCTTCCCTTTTCATTGAAGAAACAGAAATTGTAGGAACTGAAGGCCCAAAAGAAGAATTGTCTGGCTGGTTATTGGATGGTGCAGCTGACCGCACAGTGATTTCAGTGGTAGGAATGGGAGGTCTAGGAAAAACCACTCTTGCCAAACTAGTTTTTGACAGCCAAAAGGTAACGGCACACTTTGATTGTCGTGCTTGCGTCACAGTTTCTCAATCATACACTGTGAGAGGTTTGTTGATAAACATGATGGAGCAATTTTGTAAGGGAACAGAAGACCCTCTTCCACAGATGTTACACAAAATGGATGACAAGTCACTGATAACAGAAATCAGACAATACCTGCAACATAAGAGGTATTTGATATTCTTTGATGATGTTTGGCAAGAAAATTTTTCCGACCAGGTTGAACTTGCCATGCCGAACAACAACAAAAGTAGTAGGGTCATAATCACCACTAGAATGATGCAAGTTGCAGATTTTTTTAAGAAATCCTTTATAGTCTATGTTCACAACTTGCAACTTTTGCCTCCAAATAAAGCATGGGAACTCTTCTGCAAGAAAGTATTTAGATTTGAACTTCGTGGGCACTGTCCATCAGAGCTTGAGGCTTTGTCAAACGAAATTGTTCAAAAATGCAAGCAGCTACCTCTGGCAATTGTAGCCATTGGGGGCCTACTGTCAACAAAATCTAAAACAACGATTGAATGGCAAAAGTTCAGTCAAAATCTGAGCCTTGAATTGGGACGTAATGCCCATTTAACAAGTCTAACAAAGATTTTGTCGCTGAGTTATGATGGTCTGCCATACTACTTGAAACCATGCATTTTGTATTTTGGTTTATATCCGGAGGACTGTGCTATTTATCATACGAGATTAACTCGACAATGGATAGCTGAAGGGTTTGTTAAATCGGAAGAGAGAAGGACTCCAGAGCTAGTTGCAGAGGAGTACTTGTCTGAATTGATTCACAGAAGTCTGGTTCAGGTCTCAAATGTTGGCTTTGAAGGAAAAGTCAAAACATGCCGTGTCCATGATTTACTGCGGGAAGTGATCATTAGAAAAATGAAGGATTTAAGTTTCTGTCATTGTGTGCACGAAGACAGTGAGTCAATTGCGGTTGGAAAAACTAGACGCCTATCTATAACCACTGGTTCTAACCATGTGTTGAAGAGAACTCGCAATTCACATTTTCGTG ctATACATGTTTTCGAAAAAGATGGAGTGTGGGAGCCTTTCATGGGTAAATTGTGTTCAAGGTCTAGGATTTTGAAGGTACTTGACATGCAAGGTACATCATTGAATCATATTCCTAAAAATTTGGGGAATATTTTTCACTTGAAATACATAAACCTAAAGAATACAAAAGTACAGGTTCTCCCTAAATCTGTTGGTGAGCTACAGAACTTGGAGACATTGGATTTAAGAGAAACACTTGTGCGCGAATTGCCAAGTGAAATAAACAAGCTGAAAAAGTTACGGCATCTTCTTGTTTTTCATCGTAACTATGAAAAGAAATATTCTGTTTTGGGCTTTACAACTGGCGTGCTGATGAAAAAAGGTATTAAGAACTTGACTTCcctacaaaatatttgttatgtGGAGGTAGATCAAGGGGGAGTAGATCtcattgaagagatgaaaatgttAAGACAGTTAAGAAAGTTGGGTTTAAGGCGTGTAAAAAGAGAACATGGGAATGCCTTAAGTGCTGCCGTAGTAGAGATGCAACGCCTTGAATCACTTAATATCACAGCAATAGCAGAGGATGAAATTATTGACTTGAACTTTGTGTCATCCCCTCCCAAACTTCGGCGGCTTCATTTGAAAGCTAGACTGGAGAAGTTGCCTGATTGGATTCCGAAACTTGAGTGTCTTGTTAAGATAAGGCTTGGTTTATCCAATTTGAAAGATGATCCAATGCAGTCACTGAAGAACTTGCCAAATCTGCTGAAGCTCTCTTTGTGGGAGAATGCCTATGATGGTGAAATTTTGCATTTTTCATCTGGAGGATTTCAAAAATTGAGAGAACTGATTCTAAGTCACTTGAATAGAGTAAATTCTATACTTATAGAGAAAGGAGCTTTGCTCTCTCTTGAACATCTTAAAATGGAAAAGATCCCCCAATTGAAGGAGGTACCATCGGGTATCATACTCTTGGATAAACTCAAAGTCATTGACTTAGTTGATATGCCAAATGAATTTGTTAAGAGCATTGATCCAGACGAAGGACACGACCACTGGATTATCAGTCATGTTCCTCTTGTATTCATTCGTCAATGGTTTGGCCCAAAATACTATGATTATGAGATTCACACTATAAACTCGTCTTCCAAGGAGGCCTGA
- the LOC131639660 gene encoding protein POOR HOMOLOGOUS SYNAPSIS 1-like, translating to MAGTVAVRTTNSSTLNAEWEIFFARFIPFPHFTTPSSSSSDLHPLPHRLRNRPPRGTWIASSTSAFLRFSPDLSLSDVILTVSFNGKLFEEHYVSKLNFSWPQVSCDPGFPARGIKTVLVNYRDSRGEIQKFAIRFPSIYEVQSFITALKVILKDDKGPQPLNIDFGSEISSQSEFMSTNKHSYRYKRALCHRASEELSFVTPADTFIPQLPICMNNEREQPSVIQTKETASGHNFESILPALPPSFATFLMDCSGVNHTQSTTTKENDLKSQIARYMEDSSFQDMLIKVEKVIGEIGGDMSL from the exons atggcgGGAACAGTAGCTGTGAGAACAACAAACTCTTCAACACTGAACGCCGAGTGGGAGATTTTCTTCGCACGCTTCATCCCTTTCCCTCATTTCACCACTCCTTCATCTTCCTCCTCCGATCTTCACCCTCTCCCTCATCGCCTCCGTAACCGTCCTCCTCGCGGCACCTGGATCGCCTCCTCCACCTCCGCTTTCCTCAGATTCTCCCCCGATCTATCTTTATCCGATGTCATCCTCACCGTCTCCTTCAACGGCAAACTCTTC GAAGAGCACTACGTTTCGAAGCTGAATTTCTCCTGGCCTCAAGTATCGTGTGATCCTGGATTTCCTGCAAGGGGAATTAAAACCGTGCTGGTTAATTACAGAGATTCCCGAGGCGAG ATTCAAAAGTTTGCTATACGGTTTCCATCAATCTATGAAGTACAATCATTCATCACTGCTTTGAAG GTGATCCTAAAAGATGACAAGGGCCCTCAACCTTTAAATATTGACTTTGGTTCGGAAATTTCGTCTCAGTCAGAATTTATGTCAACAAACAAACACTCTTACAGGTATAAAAGAGCTTTGTGCCATAG AGCTTCTGAGGAACTGAGTTTTGTGACTCCGGCTGACACTTTCATTCCACAACTGCCAATATGTATGAATAATGAAAGAGAGCAACCTTCAGTAATCCAAACAAAGGAAACAGCTTCTGGTCACAACTTTGAAAGCATCCTTCCAGCCTTGCCACCCAGTTTTGCCACATTCTTGATGGATTGCTCTGGGGTCAACCATA CTCAATCAACTACTACCAAGGAGAATGATCTCAAGTCCCAAATTGCG AGATATATGGAAGATTCTTCCTTCCAAG ATATGTTGATAAAGGTGGAGAAAGTCATCGGCGAAATTGGGGGTGATATGTCACTCTAG